The genomic stretch TCAGCGCTGGGAGCAGAAGGGCGGATGTATGGACCTGTCTGCGCAGGACAAGGGACCCGAGCTGCTGGGCTACCACCCGATCACTGTCTCCGCCGTGTTCGAGGAGAGCGGGGGGATCGCTGAGGCGCGCGATCTGGTCCGCGACTTCCTCACCTCCGTGCAGGCCGCGCACGGGCTGCCGGTATCGAGGCGGGCGATGGATATGGTGAAGCTCGCGGTGAGCGAGCTGGTGACCAACGCGCGCAAGTACGCCCCCGGCCCGTGCCTCCTCACCCTCCAGGTCGAGGACGGAGCGGTTCAGGTCAGCGTCTGGGACAGCAGCACCGCCCTACCGCTCCTCCTGCCCGCAGATCCCACACGGGTAGGCCAGCACGGCTTGGAGATCGTCATGGCGATCAGCCAGAGCTTCGCGATCCACCGCGAGCCCGTAGGCAAACGGATCACCATCTCCATCGTCCTCGCCGGCGACCCCGGCGGACACCCCTCCGGCCGCCAAACCACCTGACCCCAGACCGCGAGACGACTGGGTCTTCACATTCGGCTCGGGTGACACCAGGCCGGGATCCGTACGAACACGGTGAAAGCATGGGGAGACCAGTCAGGCACCGTGCCAATGGCAGGGATCCGCGCCTCGCCACTCAAGTCGAGTTCTGGGCGGAGTGGGCCGGTCCGTCCAGGATGGTGGCGGCCACACTCGACGAGATCGCCGGCGCGTACGAGGGCAGGCTCGTGATCACCAAACTCAACATCGACCACAACACCACTACCCCTCCCACCTACGACATCAGCGCGCTCCCGACACTCCTGCTGTTCAAGAACGGCACGGTGACGGCCACCAGGATCGGAGCCCTCTCCCGAGGGCAGATCGAAGAGTTCCTGGACGCCAACCTTTGACCAGACCCACCCCGGCAAACCGAATGGACTCCGCAGACCCTGTGTCCACCACCTGACACCCACATCCACGGCCGGTGAACACAATGCCGTGCGTGCGTTCCCACCCGGTGGTCTGCACACTTAACTGGGTCAGCCCGGCCGGGTTCCGGCCGGGCTGGCGTTCGTGCGGGGTGCGTGGTGAAGGCTCTGCTTCGTGGGGGCCGTCTGAAGGCTAGCGGTGTGTGCCGCTTGCCTGGTCGCGGTGTTTGGTGCGGTGTCTTGTGTGCGCTGCCCGTTATCCGGCGAGGCTGAAGGCTCCGCCTCCGGCGATCAGCGAGACGCTGCTGAGGCTGTTGATGGGGGTGGTGAGGGCGGTGCGGTCGGTGGCGGTGCCGTCGCCGAGCTGGCCGTTGTTGTTGTAGCCGACGGCGCTGACCTTGCCGTCACGGTCGAGGACGAGGGTGTGGTAGTGGCCGGCGGAGATGGCGCGGATGTTGGTGGCGCCTTCGAGGGTGATGGGGGCGGGGCGGTCGGTGCGGGTGCCGTCGCCCTGCTGGCCCTGGGCGTTGTAGCCCCAGGTCTTCACGGTGCCATCGGCGAGCAGGGCGACGCTGTGGTGGACCCCGGCGCTGATCTCGCGGGCGGTGCTGATCTCGTCGACCTTGACCGGGGTGAGGCGCCTGGTGACGGAGTTGTCGCCGAGCTGCCCCTGGACGTTGTAGCCCCAGGACCAGACCGTGCCGTCAGCCAGACGGGCGAGGCTGTGGGCATTGCCCCCGGCGACGCTGCGGACATTGGCGAGGCCGGTCACGGTGACGGGGGTGTTGCGCTGGGCGAGGGAGTTGTCGCCGAGCTGGCCGTTGGCGTTGTAGCCCCACGCCTTGACGGTGCCGTCGGCGAGGACGGCAAGACTGTGGTGGTCCCCGGCGGCGATGGCCTCGACGTTGGTGAGACCGGCGACGTTGACCGGGGTGACGCGGGTGGCGACGCTGTTGTCGCCGAGCTGGCCGTATGTGTTGAGGCCCCAGGCGCGCACAGTGCCGTCGGCGAGCAGTGCCAGGCTGTGGTTGGCGCCGGCTGCGATGGCGACCACGCCGCGCAGTCCGGTGACGGTGGATGCCTGGTCCTGGTTGGTGACGGTGCCGATGCCGAGCTGGCCGCTGGTGTTGAGGCCCCAGCTCTCCACGGTCCCGTTGGAGAGCAGTGCGAGGCTGTGGCTGGCGCCGGCATCGATGCTCTTGATGTCGGTGTCGGTGAGCCCCGCCACGGTCACGGGCTTGTACTTGGCGTTGGCGACCACGCCGCCGAGCTGGTAGCTCTCGTTGGCTCCCCAACCCTTGAGCCGGCTTTCCTGCGCGGTGGCGGTCGAGGGCCACGTCATCAGGATTGCCAGCAGCGTCAGCAGGCCCACCAGGAGCGGGGCGCTGCGGTGGCGGCCGCGGTGGAGTGCGTTCATGTCGGTCCTTAGCGATTCGTGTGGCGCAGGCAGGCAGCAAAAGCCGAACCATTGCGCATAGTGATTACTCAGTCACTATATGCAACCGTGCGAGTGGGTCCCCGCTCCGTCAGGGACCTCTCACGCGGGCGGGCTACACACCCCGACATGCTGATATGGCGAACCGCCGCAGCCGAAGGTGAACTGCGCAGCGATCTTCCCCGCCGTGACTGGGCGGTGATCCGCTGTCCGGGATTCCCGATCGGGCCCGTAGGCAGGGTGATGGTGCGCCACGTGCTCGTGGAACTGCCGCTGCGGGCTCAGGGGTTCAGCGGTTCAGGAATGCTTCGAGGCTGGTGGCCAGGGCCACAGGTGTCTCGTGCATGGGGTAGTGGCCGCTGTTGGCGATCTTCTCCAGTTCGGCGTTCGGATAGTGGCTGAGCCACGTGGCGTGCATCGCGTCGGCCGTCAGGGCGAGATCGTGCTCGCCGACGATGACCTTGACCGGGACGGGGTTGCCGATGATCCGTTCCGTGAGGTCTGCGGTGACCCAGTCCTTCACGTAGCCGCCGAACGCCTCGCGGGTCGACCACTGCAGAGAGTGGTCGACCATCAGGTCGACCCACACCCGGGAAGCACGTCGGCCGGTGACCAGGTCCACGATGGACCGCCGCTTGTCGCGGTCCTGTGCTGCGCCGTAGAACAGCGCTTCTCCCTCGGCGTTCAGCGGATAGACACCGGCGGGGACAGGGGCCACGCCGACCAGCTTGCGTACTCGGTGCGGCGCCTGGGCCAACACCTGTTGGGCCGCCTTGCCGCCCATGGAGTGGCCGATGAGGGAGAAGCTTTCCCAGCCGAGCTCGTCGGCCAAGGCGAGGGCGTCCTCGGCGATCTCAGCGAGCGTGTACGCACCGCGCACGGTTTTGCGATCGCCGTAGCCCCGGTAGTCGAGGAAGGCGTAGCTGAAGGTGTCACCGTCCAGGTAGTCCAGGAAGGGCCCCCAGCCGGCGCTGGTGCCGAACCAGTCGTGGAGCACCAGCACTTTGTGGTCGCCGGAACCGATCAGGCGGCGGGAAATGCTCATGGCGGGCTTTCCTCTCGTCGTCATGGGCGAACGTCGCTCTCCTTTGAGAACGCACCCTTCCAGGTCAGGCCCCGGAAGCCTCGGCAAGTGACGCTTAAGCGTCCAGGGACCGCATCCGCGGCACCATCCGGGCGCCCGCGGTGGTGCCGTGCGACAGGTCGTGCTCCGCTCGTGATGTTCCTCAGCCACTGTGATCGCCATACTCCGGTAGATGGGATCCATATACCGCTCCATCGCGGGGCGCGAGGCCATCAGCCGCTGGTGCACAGACCGGCTCGACGGCTGGGCGGTGGCTCATAAACGGGTGACGCTGACCGTGTCCGGTGTGCGGACGCATGTGGTGACCGCCGGGACGGGGAGCCCGGTGCTCTTCCTACCGGGGACCAACTTCAACGCAGCAGCATCCCTGCCGCTGGCCACCGCTCTGGCCGCGGCGGGGCACCGCGTCATCCTGCCGGACGTCCCCGGACAGCCCGGCCTCAGCTCCGGTGAACGCGGGCTCGCCAAGGGTCGGCTGTCCTGGTACGGCACCTGGCTGAACGAGGTCATCGAACAGACCATTGCCGCCCCCGTGACGGTGATGGGGCACTCCTTCGGCGCCGCCGTAGCCCTGTCCTGCCACTCCCCGCACATCGAACGGCTCGTCCTCGCCTCCCCCGCCGGACTGACCAGACTCAGCGTCCCCCCACACCTCCTCGCCGCCTCCACCGCCTGGTTCCTACGCCCCACCCCCACAAGCAGCGCCCGCCTGCTACGCGCCATGTCCGCCCCCGGACGCCAACCACGTAACGAGCTGGTCGAGTGGATGACCCTCGTCGCACGGCACTCACGCTCCAGCGGGGCACCCGGCCGCGCCGAACCACCATCCGGCCAGCGGTGCACGCAGCTGGCCGTCACAGGAGCCAACGACGTCTTCCTCCCACCCCACCGACTACGCCGCGCAGTCCACGACACCCTCAAAACCGAACTACAAGTCGTCCCCGGAGCCGGCTCGTACTGCATCGTGCTGGCATCGGGCGTTCAGGCCATCAAGTCCATCCCGATGGCCACCCTCAGCAACGACGCCCCCAGGGGCAGCGACGTCCGCGTCTCGCGCAACGACGCCTCCTGTCCGGGCAACTCCATTCGCGTGACCACCGGCACCGACGGTGTGGCGGTGAACCGGCCGTTCTACTTCCTCGTCCCGTAGCAGCTTCGTGCTGAGGTGTCCCGTCCCGGTAGCCCGGGCGGGACACCCCGGCCCGGCCCGGGCGTCTTCCAAGGCCGGGCCGTGAGGCGGGCCGGTCCGGATCCCGGGCGGGCTGCCCTCGCGATCGGCGTGCCGCGCCACGTGCCCGGTTCGTGGAGTCGACCAGCCGGGTCTGCCGTCCCCGGCCGTCCGGTGTCCGCGAAGCCGCCGGAGACAGGTGAGCGAGGTGTCCCCCGGGCCGGTGAAAATCCCCGGCCCGTGCCCGATCCGCCCCCGTTCCCACGAAGCTTCTCCACGACCCGTACGACCTGCTGGAGGAGTGAGATGAGCACGGTGGACGAAACACAGCACACGTGGAGCAGTGACGACCCGGTGATCGTGCGGGCGACGGCCATCGTGGCGCAGACGCTGGGGCGCGACGCCGAGTCGCTGCGGCCCGAATCGGTTCTGGCCGACGGCCCGGGCGCCGACGAGGAGGGCCTGGCCAACGTCGCCTCCCTGCTGGAGATGGAACTGGACATCGACGGTCTCTACGAGGACGCCGGCGACTGGGAGACCGTCGGCGACATCCTCGACAGCGTCCACGACCAGACGGCCTGACCGCCGCACACCTCGCCGCTTCGAGAACGAGAGACCGGGATGACCAGCGAAACCACCAAGACCACCGCCAAGGACAAGACCCGCGCCCGGGGCAAGAAGGACCCCCACGCCCCCAAGCGCGCCCTGAGCGCCTACATGTTCTACTCCCAGGACCACCGCGAACGCGTGAAGCAGGCCAACCCGGACGCTTCCTTCTCCGAGACCGGAAGGATCCTGGGGAACGAGTGGCGGTCCCTGTCCGACACGGACAGGAGGCCCTACGAGGAGAGGGCCGCCAGGGACAAGTCGCGAGCCGACGCCGAGATGGAAGCCTACGAGGCCCGGCACGCGGACGACTAGCACGAAGGCGAGCGGAGCACACCGCGTCGCCGGCCCCGCAAAGAGCCAGCAACGCACACAAAAGCGCCGACACCCGCCCGCGCGCCACGGCAGCGCCTCGGGCAGCCTCACCGCCACCCGGCCGCAGACGCCTCCCGGCTCTCCCTGCGGGCAACCCGGCCCTCCGGCCGCACTCAGCGGCACCGGGGCCGCCGCCACGCACCAGGCCGAAGCCGACACCGACACCTTCCGGGACTCCTGGTCCGCCCCGGCCAGGTGAGTTGCCGTCGTGCCTAATGATCCAGCGGCACCTACCGGCAGGCCCTTCCTGGAGCGCCGAGTGGCTGGCGTGGAATGTTCCAGGTGGAGGCTCTGCGGTGTCCTTCGAGCGGGGTGTGGCTGCCTTGGCTCCGCAGTACCAGTCGGGGCGGTAGCGTGATCGCCAGGAGCAGTCGTGGTTCCGAGCTGAGCTCGACCCGTCCGCGGTTACGGGCGTTTTCACTATCCGGGACAGCGATCGGGTGGGGTCCGGCCGGACGCGGCGGTCGCGCGGTGCGGCTCGTCGGCGGCTGCGCACGTTGAGGAGAGCAGCATGGCTACGGGTGTCGTGAAGTGGTTCAACGCGGAGAAGGGCTTCGGTTTCATCGAGCAGGATGGCGGCGGCCCCGACGTCTTCGCTCACTACTCGAACATCGCCGCCCAGGGTTTCCGCGAGCTGCAGGAGGGCCAGAAGGTCGAGTTCGACGTGGCACAGGGCCAGAAGGGCCCACAGGCGGAAAACATTCGCCTGGTCTGACACAGCCCCCTGACCCCATGGCGCCCCGCAGCCGGCTCTCAGCCGGTGGCGGGGCGCCGTCGCGCGTGTGGCCTCCTTGCCCGGGGTCGGGACACCATCGGCCCCGAGCGGTGAAGTGTGACGCCGCGGAAGGTGGAGCCGACGCGGAAGGCCGCCGGGGGGTGCTGGTGGCTGGGGTTCGCGTTCGGAGGCTTGTTCCGGACTCTGCGGGGGCGGATGAGTGGGGTGGGGCAGCCTGTTCGTACCCGGGTGGATGCGGTCCGCCGGATGTGCCGGTTCGGGGCTGCCGCAGCTGCGCGCGGTGTCATGCTGAGCGGGCCGAGGGGGCCACATTTGCTGGCTGCCCGGCGTGTTCGCTCCGTCTCGGGCTTCCCGGTGGCGGTGACCGGGGGCGGCGGACACGCAGCGTCCCCCGGGCGCTGCTGCGGCATCCCCGGGGGCGGGTCGGGCCCCGAAGAAGGGATGAGGCATCTGATGTCCTCACGTTCCGCGTTACACCCATCGCTTATGCGGCGGCTTTCCGCGCTGGTCGTCTCCGGCGCCCTGGCCCTGACCGGGCTGGTCGCGCTCACCGCCCCGGCCGCGCAGGCTCTCGCGGCGGCGCCGGTGGCATATGTCGCCGACCTGAACGACAACACCGTCTCCGCGGTGGACACCGCCACCAACACCGTCACCGCGACGATCCCCGTCGGCAACAGCCCGGTGGGCGTGGCGGTGTCCTCGGACGCGGCGTCGGTCTATGTCGCCAACTCCGGCTCGAACTCGGTGTCGGTGATCGACACCGCCACCAACACGGTCACCGCGGCCTTCGCGGTCGGCGCGGGGCCCGTCAAGCTCGCGCTGTCTCCCGGCGGCGCCAGCCTCTACACCGCCAACTCCGGCGCGAACACGGTCTCCGTCGTGGACACCGCCACCAACACCGTCACCTCCACCGTGGCCGTCGGCAGCGCCCCGTACGGTGTCGCGCTGTCCCCGGACGGGTCCCGCGCGTATGTCTCCAACAACTCATCCGCGTCGGTGTCGGTGATCGACACCGCCACCAACACCGTCACCGCCACCGTCGGCGTGGGCGCGAAGCCCAATGTCATCGCGGTGTCCCCGGACGGGTCCCGGGCCTATGTGACCAACCAGAACTCTCAGAGCGTGTCGGTCATCGACACCGCCACCAACACCGTCACCGCGACCGTGGCCGTCGGCTTCGGTCCGTTCGGCATCTCGCTCTCCCCGGACGGGTCCCGCGCGTACGCGAGCAACAACAGCGGCAGCTCGGTCTCCGTCATCGACACCGCCACCAACACCGTGACCGCCACCGTCGGCGTCGGCAGCGGCCCGTTCGGCTCCGCCGTCACCCCCGACGGCGCCTCCGTCTACGTCCCCAACGGCTACGACGGCACCGTGTCGGTCATCGACACCGCCAGCAACACCGTGACCACGACCTTCACGGTGGGCACGTTCCCGTACGCGATCGGCTTCAAGCCCGCCAGCA from Streptomyces sp. NBC_00690 encodes the following:
- a CDS encoding non-histone chromosomal protein 6, producing MTSETTKTTAKDKTRARGKKDPHAPKRALSAYMFYSQDHRERVKQANPDASFSETGRILGNEWRSLSDTDRRPYEERAARDKSRADAEMEAYEARHADD
- a CDS encoding alpha/beta fold hydrolase, whose product is MSISRRLIGSGDHKVLVLHDWFGTSAGWGPFLDYLDGDTFSYAFLDYRGYGDRKTVRGAYTLAEIAEDALALADELGWESFSLIGHSMGGKAAQQVLAQAPHRVRKLVGVAPVPAGVYPLNAEGEALFYGAAQDRDKRRSIVDLVTGRRASRVWVDLMVDHSLQWSTREAFGGYVKDWVTADLTERIIGNPVPVKVIVGEHDLALTADAMHATWLSHYPNAELEKIANSGHYPMHETPVALATSLEAFLNR
- a CDS encoding alpha/beta fold hydrolase; amino-acid sequence: MGSIYRSIAGREAISRWCTDRLDGWAVAHKRVTLTVSGVRTHVVTAGTGSPVLFLPGTNFNAAASLPLATALAAAGHRVILPDVPGQPGLSSGERGLAKGRLSWYGTWLNEVIEQTIAAPVTVMGHSFGAAVALSCHSPHIERLVLASPAGLTRLSVPPHLLAASTAWFLRPTPTSSARLLRAMSAPGRQPRNELVEWMTLVARHSRSSGAPGRAEPPSGQRCTQLAVTGANDVFLPPHRLRRAVHDTLKTELQVVPGAGSYCIVLASGVQAIKSIPMATLSNDAPRGSDVRVSRNDASCPGNSIRVTTGTDGVAVNRPFYFLVP
- a CDS encoding ATP-binding protein, with the translated sequence MDLSAQDKGPELLGYHPITVSAVFEESGGIAEARDLVRDFLTSVQAAHGLPVSRRAMDMVKLAVSELVTNARKYAPGPCLLTLQVEDGAVQVSVWDSSTALPLLLPADPTRVGQHGLEIVMAISQSFAIHREPVGKRITISIVLAGDPGGHPSGRQTT
- a CDS encoding cold-shock protein, with protein sequence MATGVVKWFNAEKGFGFIEQDGGGPDVFAHYSNIAAQGFRELQEGQKVEFDVAQGQKGPQAENIRLV
- a CDS encoding YVTN family beta-propeller repeat protein → MRRLSALVVSGALALTGLVALTAPAAQALAAAPVAYVADLNDNTVSAVDTATNTVTATIPVGNSPVGVAVSSDAASVYVANSGSNSVSVIDTATNTVTAAFAVGAGPVKLALSPGGASLYTANSGANTVSVVDTATNTVTSTVAVGSAPYGVALSPDGSRAYVSNNSSASVSVIDTATNTVTATVGVGAKPNVIAVSPDGSRAYVTNQNSQSVSVIDTATNTVTATVAVGFGPFGISLSPDGSRAYASNNSGSSVSVIDTATNTVTATVGVGSGPFGSAVTPDGASVYVPNGYDGTVSVIDTASNTVTTTFTVGTFPYAIGFKPASSVPSADLASTVTDSADPVPLGDALTYTHTVTNNGPATATSTTSTLTLSGSSATILSATSSQGSCTISAPTVNCTLGTLANAASATVTVTVEPQSTGTITATGTTASAVADATPGNNSGAQNTTIANSHGCTITGTPGNDTLNGTSGNDVICGLGGNDTINGGNGTDTVHAGTGNDKIDGGNNDDTLHSGAGDDIISGGNGADHLYGEAGNDTSYGETLLGSLLHLFDNGNDHIQGGPGNDDLDGQNGNDTLTDTNGTDTMSGSLGNDNINVQDGTGGDTAHGGLGSDTCTADTTDTTTGC
- a CDS encoding RCC1 domain-containing protein; this encodes MNALHRGRHRSAPLLVGLLTLLAILMTWPSTATAQESRLKGWGANESYQLGGVVANAKYKPVTVAGLTDTDIKSIDAGASHSLALLSNGTVESWGLNTSGQLGIGTVTNQDQASTVTGLRGVVAIAAGANHSLALLADGTVRAWGLNTYGQLGDNSVATRVTPVNVAGLTNVEAIAAGDHHSLAVLADGTVKAWGYNANGQLGDNSLAQRNTPVTVTGLANVRSVAGGNAHSLARLADGTVWSWGYNVQGQLGDNSVTRRLTPVKVDEISTAREISAGVHHSVALLADGTVKTWGYNAQGQQGDGTRTDRPAPITLEGATNIRAISAGHYHTLVLDRDGKVSAVGYNNNGQLGDGTATDRTALTTPINSLSSVSLIAGGGAFSLAG